One Myxococcales bacterium genomic region harbors:
- a CDS encoding elongation factor Tu — protein MNKVHMNVGTIGHVDHGKTTLTSAITKVMAALYGGKGKSLDQIDAAPEERMRGITINLAHVEYTSATRHYAHVDCPGHADYVKNMITGASQMDAAIVLVDGSQGPEEQTREHVLLARQVGVANVVVFVNKMDVADPELVELVVLETTDILEKHGYHGVRFVKGSARDALAAVDAGEIHGPRTRAIVELVEALDAFPAPERDVASPFLMPIQDVFTIPGRGTVVTGRVTRGVLPVGAQVEILGGEGARAVVVTGIESFRRSLPEARAGENVGLLLRGVARDEVFRGQVLCAPGSVTPHAGGEAELYVLGADEGGRHTPFGAGYMPQFFFGTTDVTGTIVRADTESIAPGSRAKIGFMLARAVGLEPGMRFSVREGKRTVGAGIVTAIT, from the coding sequence ATGAACAAAGTGCATATGAACGTCGGCACCATCGGGCACGTCGACCACGGCAAGACGACCCTCACCTCGGCCATCACCAAGGTCATGGCCGCGCTCTACGGCGGGAAGGGCAAGTCGCTCGACCAGATCGACGCGGCGCCCGAGGAGCGCATGCGCGGGATCACGATCAACCTCGCGCACGTGGAGTACACCTCGGCGACTCGGCATTATGCCCACGTCGACTGCCCGGGGCACGCCGACTACGTGAAGAACATGATCACCGGCGCGTCGCAGATGGACGCGGCGATCGTGCTCGTCGACGGGTCGCAGGGCCCCGAGGAGCAGACGCGCGAGCACGTGCTCTTGGCGCGCCAGGTGGGCGTCGCGAACGTCGTGGTCTTCGTGAACAAGATGGACGTGGCCGATCCCGAGCTCGTGGAGCTCGTCGTCCTCGAGACGACGGACATCCTCGAGAAGCACGGGTACCACGGCGTCCGGTTCGTGAAGGGCTCGGCGCGCGACGCGCTCGCGGCCGTGGACGCGGGGGAGATCCATGGCCCTCGCACCCGCGCGATCGTCGAGCTCGTCGAGGCGCTCGACGCCTTCCCGGCGCCCGAGCGGGACGTCGCGAGCCCGTTCCTCATGCCCATCCAAGACGTCTTCACCATCCCGGGGCGCGGCACCGTCGTCACGGGCCGGGTCACGCGCGGGGTCTTGCCCGTGGGGGCCCAGGTGGAGATCTTGGGCGGCGAGGGGGCGCGCGCCGTCGTCGTCACGGGGATCGAGTCGTTCCGGCGCTCGCTCCCCGAGGCCCGCGCGGGCGAGAACGTGGGCCTGCTCCTCCGCGGCGTCGCGCGCGACGAGGTGTTCCGCGGCCAGGTGCTCTGCGCGCCCGGCTCGGTCACCCCGCACGCGGGCGGCGAGGCGGAGCTCTACGTGCTCGGGGCCGACGAGGGAGGGCGGCACACGCCGTTCGGCGCAGGCTACATGCCTCAGTTCTTCTTCGGCACGACGGACGTCACGGGCACGATCGTGCGCGCGGACACCGAGTCCATCGCCCCGGGCTCCCGCGCCAAGATCGGTTTCATGCTCGCGAGGGCCGTCGGCCTCGAGCCCGGCATGCGCTTCTCGGTACGTGAAGGGAAGCGCACGGTGGGCGCGGGGATCGTCACGGCGATCACGTAG